Proteins from a single region of Nitrospira sp.:
- a CDS encoding DMT family protein, producing MHTILLLTISNIFMTFAWYGHLKYKDSPLWIVVLVSWGIAFFEYCFQVPANRIGHYEFNAAQLKTIQEVITLVVFCIFSVLYLKEPLKWNYLAGFGLMIGAVFLIFKEW from the coding sequence ATGCACACCATTCTTCTACTCACCATCTCCAACATCTTCATGACCTTCGCCTGGTATGGGCATTTGAAGTACAAGGATTCGCCGTTGTGGATAGTGGTGCTGGTGAGTTGGGGGATTGCGTTCTTTGAGTATTGTTTCCAGGTGCCGGCCAACCGCATCGGGCACTACGAATTCAATGCTGCACAGTTGAAAACGATTCAGGAAGTCATCACGCTCGTGGTGTTCTGCATCTTTTCGGTGCTGTATCTGAAAGAGCCGCTGAAGTGGAATTATCTGGCCGGGTTCGGCCTGATGATCGGGGCGGTCTTTTTGATCTTCAAGGAATGGTAG
- a CDS encoding ATP-binding protein, whose amino-acid sequence MATKKKDSGKSAAVAKPSSTAEDFEKLGVFYLGRPYDMAAKQAKPGWLLYDSKDLVTHAVCVGMTGSGKTGLCLSLLEEAAIDNIPAIIIDPKGDLGNLMLTFPSLKGEDFQPWINEDDARKKGLSPADYAKAQAELWTKGLAGWQQDGARIQRLRDAADVAIYTPGSNAGLPVSILKSFAAPAADVREDAELFRERISTTVTSLLGLLGIEADPIQSREHILLSTILDRTWRNEEDLDLAALIHAIQTPPVTKIGVMDLDSFFPSKDRFALAMKLNNLLAAPGFQSWLEGEALDIQSLLYTPAGKPRLAIFSIAHLNDAERMFFVTLLLSQMVGWMRGQSGTTSLRALLYMDEIFGYFPPVANPPSKLPLMTLLKQARAFGLGVVLATQNPVDLDYKGLANTGTWFIGRLQTERDKARVLEGLEGASSSAGKKFDKGRMEQTLAGLGARIFLMNNVHEDEPVVFETRWCLSYLRGPLTRTQIKQLMDPQRAVHAATTSTPAAQSVKSAKGGARPIVPPDVPQQFVPLRGAKPEGSDLVYAPMLLGSSQIRFSDTKSGIDQMQDVTVLAPMSDGAVAVDWDHAVAADLAVADLEQSPESDAQFLPFPAGASKAKSYADWNKDFGGWLFRTQKLELFKSPTTKDVSKPGESERDFRVRLQQSGRELRDKAAESLRQKYAPKIATLQDRIRRADQMKAKQQAESRSSQVQAAISVGASILGAFLGRKTISATNIGRATTAIKSAGRVMKESQDVGHAEENVAVLQQQLADLEAQFKTESDAWAAATDPLNEKLETISIKPTKSNIAVKLVALAWTPQWRDAKGMTTPAW is encoded by the coding sequence ATGGCGACGAAAAAGAAAGATTCAGGCAAGTCCGCTGCTGTAGCCAAACCGTCGAGCACTGCCGAAGACTTCGAAAAGCTCGGGGTGTTCTATCTGGGCCGTCCCTATGACATGGCGGCGAAGCAGGCGAAGCCGGGCTGGCTGCTCTACGACTCAAAAGATCTGGTCACTCATGCGGTCTGCGTCGGCATGACCGGCAGCGGGAAGACCGGCCTCTGTCTCTCTCTCCTCGAAGAAGCGGCCATCGACAACATTCCCGCCATTATCATCGACCCCAAGGGCGATCTCGGCAATTTGATGCTGACGTTTCCGAGTCTGAAGGGTGAAGACTTTCAACCCTGGATCAACGAAGACGACGCACGCAAGAAGGGATTGTCGCCGGCCGACTATGCCAAGGCGCAGGCCGAGCTGTGGACGAAGGGGCTGGCGGGCTGGCAGCAGGACGGCGCGCGCATTCAGCGGCTGCGGGATGCGGCCGATGTGGCTATCTACACGCCGGGCAGCAACGCGGGACTTCCGGTTTCCATTCTGAAGTCCTTCGCCGCGCCGGCCGCTGATGTGCGCGAGGATGCTGAACTGTTCCGCGAACGCATCAGCACCACCGTGACCAGTTTGCTGGGTTTGCTCGGTATCGAAGCCGATCCGATTCAGAGTCGCGAGCACATTCTGCTCTCCACGATTCTGGATCGCACATGGAGGAACGAGGAAGATCTGGATCTCGCCGCGCTCATTCATGCCATTCAAACTCCGCCGGTCACAAAGATCGGTGTGATGGACCTGGACTCTTTCTTCCCCTCGAAAGACCGCTTCGCGCTGGCCATGAAGTTGAATAATCTGCTCGCCGCGCCCGGCTTCCAATCCTGGCTCGAAGGAGAGGCGCTCGATATTCAGTCGCTTCTCTATACGCCCGCGGGCAAGCCGCGTCTGGCGATCTTCTCCATCGCGCATCTGAACGACGCCGAGCGCATGTTCTTCGTGACGCTCTTACTGAGTCAGATGGTCGGATGGATGCGGGGGCAATCGGGCACGACCAGCTTGCGGGCGCTCCTCTATATGGATGAAATTTTCGGCTATTTCCCGCCGGTGGCGAATCCGCCGTCGAAGCTGCCGCTGATGACGCTGCTCAAGCAGGCCCGCGCGTTCGGACTGGGCGTGGTGCTGGCGACGCAAAATCCCGTCGATCTCGACTACAAAGGCCTCGCCAACACCGGCACCTGGTTCATCGGACGGTTGCAGACGGAGCGCGATAAGGCGCGGGTGCTCGAGGGATTGGAGGGTGCCTCCTCCAGCGCGGGGAAGAAGTTCGACAAGGGGCGGATGGAACAGACGCTGGCAGGGCTTGGAGCCAGAATCTTCTTGATGAACAATGTGCATGAAGACGAGCCGGTCGTATTCGAAACCCGCTGGTGTCTCTCGTACTTGCGCGGCCCTCTGACGAGAACGCAGATCAAACAGTTGATGGATCCGCAGCGAGCCGTTCATGCCGCGACGACCTCAACTCCGGCAGCTCAGTCGGTGAAGAGTGCCAAAGGTGGCGCTCGTCCGATTGTCCCGCCGGATGTGCCGCAGCAGTTTGTGCCGTTGCGTGGGGCCAAGCCGGAGGGGAGCGACCTTGTGTATGCCCCGATGCTGTTGGGATCGTCTCAGATCCGGTTCTCCGATACGAAGAGCGGCATCGACCAGATGCAGGACGTGACGGTGTTAGCGCCCATGAGCGACGGCGCCGTGGCGGTCGATTGGGATCATGCCGTTGCCGCGGATCTGGCCGTCGCCGATCTGGAGCAGTCGCCGGAGAGTGATGCCCAGTTCCTTCCGTTTCCGGCCGGCGCGAGCAAGGCCAAGAGCTATGCCGATTGGAACAAAGATTTCGGCGGCTGGCTGTTCAGGACCCAGAAGCTCGAGCTGTTCAAGAGCCCGACCACGAAAGACGTATCCAAGCCGGGCGAGTCCGAACGGGATTTCCGTGTACGACTCCAACAGTCCGGCCGCGAGCTGCGGGATAAGGCGGCCGAGTCGTTACGCCAGAAGTACGCACCGAAAATTGCGACGCTACAGGACCGCATCCGGCGAGCCGATCAGATGAAGGCCAAGCAGCAAGCGGAGTCCCGTTCCAGTCAGGTGCAGGCGGCCATCAGTGTCGGCGCTTCGATCCTTGGCGCGTTCTTGGGTCGGAAGACGATCAGCGCCACGAATATCGGACGCGCGACGACGGCGATCAAGAGCGCCGGCCGTGTAATGAAAGAGTCGCAGGATGTCGGTCACGCCGAAGAAAACGTGGCGGTGTTGCAGCAGCAGCTGGCGGATCTCGAAGCGCAGTTCAAAACCGAGAGCGATGCATGGGCGGCCGCGACCGATCCGTTGAACGAAAAGCTCGAGACCATTTCCATCAAGCCCACTAAATCCAACATCGCGGTGAAGCTCGTAGCCCTGGCTTGGACCCCGCAATGGCGAGACGCGAAGGGGATGACAACGCCGGCCTGGTAA
- a CDS encoding patatin-like phospholipase family protein, which produces MMDSDQTDGPIPLAQVLAEEAAELHDVHLSFPDHLSPDEHLKHVFASIHQLNPTRSALCLSGGGIRSATFGLGVLQGLARHNLLRHFDYLSTVSGGGYIGSWLSAWIRRDPGGLQGVCDQLGQAAPPGTSAYEPEPVSWLRTYSNYLSPRLGLMSADSWTLIGTYLRNLLLNWLVLVPFLLALLALPLLYRATLHMPASPAAMTALMILGSAGLLINLTYLHLCRPSLWKLRQAPFWKQVEAQRTFLFACLLPLMVAVSCLTIAWEWFYRQPDYSLDHLSLLGFSSLFTLALGSGAMHLTAWLVAAMILRRPWLDWWRFFESLTIVLSGLLGGGLLWVALMKLDRIKGLDPDLLWYTCAAVPAFLSLFLLAATLFIGIASRSTGDGDREWWGRAGSWVLIASVCWAGLGSITIFGPALWGKLSSWVASAGGITGVLTVILGFSAKTNAKPSGSESAWWERLGNHVYLLLLAPLTIGLILIQLARITQAIVTEAPWFQVGEFIIGMALFSVLLSVVININKFSLHSMYRNRLIRAYLGASRWNTRTSNPFTGFDSGDNLAMADLAPQASAVQKPFHVVNIALNLVHGNNLAWQQRKAQSFTVSQLHCGSFVSQLGYRRSSEYGKNPAVNQPITLGTALAISGAAASPNMGYHSSPAITFLLTLFNVRLGWWLGNPGRAGQDTYKRSCPEFAVGPMLAEAFGFTNEQKRYVYLSDGGHFENLGLYEMVLRRCHYILVSDAGCDEKMEFQDLGNAIRKIRIDQGIDIDINVEPLRPSAQHRSGVHYAVGAIRYSRVDPCAPDGVLIYLKPSLSGDEPVDVLEYAAHHEQFPHEPTSDQFFDESQFESYRRLGEHVATEVFASVTTQATTLPEIFDSIHAQDNPSLPKPSVLP; this is translated from the coding sequence CATCAGTTGAATCCCACACGTTCCGCACTCTGTCTCTCCGGCGGGGGCATTCGCAGCGCCACCTTCGGGCTTGGAGTGTTGCAGGGGTTGGCACGGCACAATCTGCTCCGGCATTTCGATTACCTCTCCACCGTATCGGGTGGCGGCTACATCGGCAGCTGGCTGAGTGCCTGGATTCGTCGCGATCCGGGCGGCCTCCAGGGTGTCTGCGACCAACTGGGGCAGGCCGCACCGCCCGGTACGTCAGCCTATGAGCCCGAGCCGGTGAGTTGGCTCCGTACCTACAGCAATTACCTCAGTCCTCGACTGGGTCTGATGTCGGCTGATTCCTGGACGCTGATCGGCACCTATTTACGCAATCTCCTCCTGAATTGGCTGGTGCTCGTCCCATTCTTACTGGCACTGCTGGCCCTCCCCCTGCTCTACCGAGCCACGCTGCACATGCCGGCTTCCCCGGCAGCCATGACGGCGTTGATGATTCTGGGATCCGCCGGTTTGCTGATCAACCTGACGTATCTACACCTCTGCCGGCCGAGCCTGTGGAAACTGCGACAAGCCCCCTTCTGGAAACAGGTCGAGGCCCAACGGACATTCCTCTTCGCCTGTCTCTTGCCGCTCATGGTAGCGGTCAGCTGTCTCACCATCGCCTGGGAATGGTTTTACCGGCAGCCGGACTACTCACTCGATCACCTCTCCTTATTGGGCTTTTCCAGCTTGTTCACTCTGGCCTTGGGATCTGGCGCCATGCACCTGACCGCGTGGCTCGTCGCGGCCATGATCCTCCGCCGGCCATGGCTCGACTGGTGGCGTTTCTTCGAGTCACTGACAATTGTCCTAAGCGGCCTGCTCGGAGGAGGACTCCTCTGGGTCGCCCTCATGAAACTCGATCGAATCAAAGGGCTCGATCCCGATCTGCTCTGGTACACCTGCGCAGCAGTCCCGGCATTCCTCTCCCTCTTCCTTCTTGCCGCGACCCTCTTCATCGGCATCGCCAGCCGCTCGACCGGAGACGGCGACAGGGAATGGTGGGGCCGCGCAGGGTCGTGGGTGCTGATCGCGTCCGTCTGCTGGGCCGGCCTGGGAAGCATCACCATCTTCGGTCCAGCCTTGTGGGGAAAACTGTCTTCCTGGGTCGCATCGGCCGGCGGGATCACCGGCGTCTTAACCGTGATACTGGGATTCAGCGCCAAGACCAATGCGAAGCCCTCAGGGTCTGAATCAGCCTGGTGGGAGCGACTCGGAAATCATGTCTATCTGCTCCTGCTGGCGCCGCTGACCATCGGGCTCATCCTCATTCAGTTAGCGCGCATCACGCAGGCCATCGTCACGGAGGCACCGTGGTTTCAGGTCGGCGAATTCATCATCGGCATGGCGCTCTTCAGTGTACTGTTGTCCGTCGTCATCAATATCAATAAGTTTTCGCTGCACTCGATGTATCGCAATCGCTTGATTCGAGCCTATCTTGGTGCGTCGCGGTGGAACACGCGCACATCCAATCCCTTCACGGGGTTCGATTCGGGAGATAACCTTGCCATGGCCGATCTCGCTCCCCAAGCGAGCGCGGTGCAGAAACCCTTCCACGTGGTCAACATCGCCCTGAATCTGGTCCATGGGAACAATCTCGCCTGGCAACAACGCAAGGCCCAGTCCTTTACCGTGTCACAGCTGCATTGTGGCAGCTTCGTGAGCCAGCTCGGCTATCGGCGATCATCCGAATACGGGAAGAACCCGGCCGTCAATCAACCCATCACCCTCGGCACCGCGCTCGCCATTTCCGGCGCAGCTGCCAGTCCGAACATGGGCTATCACTCCTCGCCGGCCATCACCTTTCTCCTGACGCTGTTCAATGTCCGGCTCGGATGGTGGCTCGGCAATCCCGGCCGCGCCGGGCAAGACACCTACAAGCGGTCCTGCCCGGAGTTCGCCGTCGGGCCGATGCTGGCGGAAGCATTCGGCTTCACCAATGAACAGAAGCGGTATGTCTACCTCTCCGACGGCGGACACTTCGAGAACCTCGGGCTCTATGAGATGGTGCTGCGGCGATGCCACTACATTCTTGTGAGTGACGCCGGCTGCGATGAGAAGATGGAATTTCAGGACTTGGGAAATGCGATCCGGAAGATCCGGATCGATCAGGGAATCGATATTGATATCAACGTCGAGCCGCTACGACCGTCAGCCCAGCATCGCTCCGGGGTCCACTATGCAGTAGGGGCCATCCGCTATAGTCGTGTCGATCCTTGCGCCCCTGACGGCGTCCTGATCTATCTCAAGCCTTCGCTCAGCGGCGATGAACCGGTCGACGTGCTGGAGTACGCGGCCCATCACGAGCAGTTCCCGCACGAACCGACATCGGATCAGTTTTTCGATGAGTCACAATTCGAATCGTACCGCCGATTGGGAGAGCATGTGGCAACGGAAGTCTTCGCCTCTGTCACCACTCAGGCCACCACTCTGCCGGAGATCTTCGACAGCATTCACGCACAGGACAACCCGTCTCTACCAAAACCCTCGGTCTTGCCCTAG